GTTCTGCtcccacacacaacacacacaacttACTTCATGTATTTAACTATCTGAGTGGTACACACATTTAAATTGCTTATGAGGCagtttttgtgtcattttaattatgaattaGGTTTCTAGTCCATTTGGTTGATGGAATTAGGGACATTCAGCTCAGATTTTCAGCtgaaacagcactttgtcagttttGGAAAAAAAGGTCATTGAAGAAAAGCCATTTAATGACCATATCTCGTTAGTCAGATCAGAAAAACTCTAGATAGCAGCATTTTTATAGATATATGCACTGTATTAcacattcattatattttaaccTGCTCGTGAttcattatttaatgtttgtCTGAATCAATccctattataaataaatgattacagtCATTGTTTAAAAGTTTACAGTTCACCAACAGACTTTCACACAAAAACAGACtgaagttttgtattttaaagtaactgattattaaataaatgttactttattttccAAACATTGCACTTTAAAGTGCTTtgggaaaattaattaaaaaggctaatattaattcaattatacaaaaaattaatattttttttaattaaaagaaccacaaacacacatctaTTGATTACTTTCCTGATAATATCAGCTGAATTTGATGAGATTATCAAAAGTATCAAATCAGAAAGATTGCTGTGATTACTGGAAGTTCAGTGCAGCACAGACTGAAAGAACATATCAGTAAATTAAATGAGAAATCAAAACACACCACCAGTGTGTGAGGCGTGTGTGTGAGAGGCGTGTGTGTGATGCGTGTGTGTgcgatgcgtgtgtgtgtgaggcgtGTGTGTGAGGCGTGTGAGGCGTGTGAGGCGAGGAGTCTGCTGTACCTGAAGGGTGTGTTGGAGGGCTCGAACAGAGCTTTGTGTCGCAGCAGCGCCGGACCGGACGACACACTCTCCTCCAGCAGCTGTGAGCAGATGAACCTCGACGGAGGACCTCCGAAGATCTCCAGCCTCTTCAGCAGCAGCTGCTCCCAGCGCTGGAGCGTCCTGAGAGCGGCGTGACACAGCGGAGAGCACACGGGcagatctgacacacacacacacaggcgtgttacactctacacacacacacaccatgcgtGCGCTGCAGCCGTGCGGCTCGTTACCTAAGAGGTCGTGACCTGCCATCGGGTAGAGGGTCTTGAGGTTGAACAGGACTATCTGCACCATGGCCAAGCGCATCAGACACCAGCTGCAGAGAACatgaccatcatcatcatcatcatcatcatcatcatcatcatcaccatcatcatcatcatcatcacgcaGCTCACCTGTACGAGCTGTTGTTGGAATGCTCTGCCAGCGGAGAGTTGGGATCtccttcatcctcatcctcctcgtCCTCGTCCTCCTCGTCCTCACTGCCCTGGCTCTCCTCGGAGTCATACTCCACTCGGCTGGCAGACGGAGGCAGGTACGGCttcacacaggacacacacatcagttcacacacacacacacaacactatcAAACTACTAAGAGCTAAGGAATGAAAGGAAACCTTTGCGATGAAATAATCCCAGATGCTGAGCTCAGGCGGCACGAAACGCTCTTTACAGACGGAAGAGTCCGGCTCCATCACCACGGGTCTGGGACTGACCGGACTGTCGGGAACATCTCTGGAGTTACTGCGTGATGAGCTGAGCCGGGAACGCCGCTGCTTCCGCTCCACatcttcctcacacacacacacacacacacacaggagataACAGTGAGTAAGCAACACTTTAATATCTCTGCAGCTCAACACTGCACTTCATAATCACCGTTTAGATTCATGTGTTTCAGGGATTCCCAGACAGGGGTTTTGAACAGAGAAAaagctaataatttattaatatctaaaattgaaataaataaattataaaaaaaaattttttttaatttaaaataaaaaaatgaaaataaaacgaTTACAAATGAATTAAATCACAGAAATGTAGAACTGaaatgcatcataaaaaaataataaaaataaaaaacacttattaaaaatgaattaaatcataAATTGCTAAAttgaaatagataaataaaagataaaaataaactcttaaaaatctattataaaaatgttaaataaaaataagtctaaaataaataattatgaaatattttatttgtttagctgCATGTCATGTGATCATTAACCGTGAGACCGTGAACAtgcttttaaatgattaaaacattaactaaaaatCTCAGGGGAACTTTAAGATAATACTTCAGCTCAGCAAAGTTGGAGAACAGATGTTTACCAGCCTTTAGCAGTTTTTAGCAACATATTAGCTAAAGATGCAAAGGTTAACCAAATAATACCGAGATACTGGGACATTACACACAGATTAACTCATTACACTCTTAGTTCTGAGAGATGCCAGATGAGGAGCAGAACCTGTGGGAGAGCTGGGTTTCTCCAGCACAGGAACACGAGCGCCTCCGCCGAACACGGCCACCCACAGCTTGCTGTTGAGCGGGTGAGCCACGATGCGGAAGAGTTCGTGGCTGGAGTGAGTGGCCAGACCGTGGACGAAGAGGCTGAGGAAGACTGCGGTCAGGATCTCACACAGAAGCACAGGCAGACCGGGCTGGTTCTCGTCTCCAGACGCGCTCAGCAGACGCAGCAGGACGCTCACACctgcacagacacacagctgaGTCTGGAGCCTGACGATGaggtcaggggtcagaggtcacgggAGCTTTACCTGGCCACTGCGCAGGAGAGGTGTTGGGGAGCACGGTCTCCTCGATGCTGACGCTCCTCACCGGGGGCTGATGGGTCAGCAGGACGCTCTCGTAGGTGATTCCCGTGAACGGATTCACATGGCTGAGGAACAACAAACATATTAGAATTAACTCTATGTTCTCAGTATGAATGTGCAGCCACACAAAGACCACATTCAGAGCAGAATCTGCTGCTTCTACATGAGCATCACATTCATGAGTCAACCGCTCATTATCAGATCAGCAAGCGCTCTGTAACAAAGAAACGtttcagaggtcagaggtcacgggGTCATCACCCACCTGTAGCTGTGTCCGTCACAGAGACACTGATAGATGCAGGCCGACAGGGAAGCGGCGAGAGTGTGCATCACGTAGATCTGAGACAGAAAGAAGGCAGACGCGTTAGAAGACGAATCACGACTGTGACAACACCTCGTTCTGACCAGCAGCGCTTCACCTCGTTGCTGACCACATCTGGGTGCGGAGGAGCGTCCAGAGCGGTGATGGTGTGCAGTATGTCGTGCGTGAGGTTGGTCAGGTGCACTATGGGATTGGCCACCACTGTTTTGGAGATGGCGGTCCAGGCCAGGAAGAGAGGAGCAGACAGATGCTGCGGAGCGGGAGAGGAGATCTGCAGACTGTCGTCCTGATGACAAACACAATGAAGATTCACAAGAGAAAATGAAATAATGCGTCAGCTCAGCCGCTGCAGCCGGGagacaggaacaacaggacacaGGAACACATCACATGACAGAACAACATGTGCTGGTataggcagtgtgtgtgtgtgtgtgtgagagagagagagagacagcaatgagtacaaacacaataacaacagaacgttgtgcttttgtaaaataaagagagCGAACACAAAGCACTTTCTGCCGTCTCGGTCTCTGTGTACTGAAGCGAACTGAAACTCTGTGCTTGcccaagctacgcaatatcgagttctttatcgcagatgaatcgcctttgattatgaacgcgatattgcgtagcttgtcagtgatctacggctctgtctattaaatgccgctccatttgaaagcaggtgatgctGATTTACagggaaccagatttactgaggAAATGCACGTGACAACCGCATGCGATATATCGCCCATGCCTAATATAATCCGTATGAAACGTGAGGAAGTGTATATTCAACTTCATCACTTCCCCcgaaaatacagaaaacattaGTTTATCAAAGAATTATGATGATGTTAAGTCTTAAAGCTATTTCCCTGACGCATTCATAATcacaagttttattttaataactgtaAAGGGTGTTTATGACTAATGAGAAGCAGGAGTATGTTTTAAGATAGTTAGTGTTTGTGGTGGAGTACTCAAACAGAAGAGCAGTGTCTACACCTGGTTTCAGATCCTAACTGGAGAGTGTTACCTGCTGGGACTCCTGCAGCAGCAGAATGAGCTCCATCCTGACGGAGGCCAGTCCTGCTCCGTGAGAGCCGTGCAGGCTGCAGTAACTCAGGAAGATGCGCAGGAGCGGCTGGTTCCTCTTCAGCCACAGTCTGCGCCGCTGCTGCAGCTCTCTGGCCTGCTCCGCCGCGCCCCGCTCCTCCAGATCCTCCACCTGGCTCAGGTCAGCCGAGATGCCCTCGGGCAGGTGCTGGAGGAAGGGGTTGTATCCGCAGCATCTCTGCAGCGCCGCCACGGCTCGCTCCAGCCAGTGACACAGCTGATGCCGCAGCTTCCCTCCGTCCAGCTCGTATCCCGTGGACAGCGTCCGTAGCTCCGTGGTCAGGATCTTCAGGCAGGAGCTGAACTTCAGCTGCGCGGCGAGGATGTCATCGGTCATCGCAGGTGTCTCGTCTGTGCTGTGACCCATCGGGGTGGACGTCACCGCCGGACCGTCTCGAGAAACACTGCTGTCTTTCTCCGAGCGGATGGTCTTCATCGCCAGACCTGATTCTTCCTCGTCCGTGTCGTCTTTATCGCTATCCCACTTGAGCTCCAGAGGCTCGTCCTGCAGGGTGACAGACGGATGGCTCCAGTCGAAACTGAGCACCGATTCTGACCGACTGTCCTCTCTAGGAGACGAGAGCGAGGACACCGACTCCACGCCGTTGAGAACCGGCCACGAAGCCGAGGCCTGGTCTTTGTGCTCGCTCGACGACTCGGGCGAATTCTCTCGCACCTGAGAGCGCTTCACGACCTTCGGCATTTTAGAGAGCACCTCTAGAGCCAGCATGGGGCAGCCGGCCTGTAAGTGTGCATACGCAGCGGTGAAGAACAGCCGCCTCTCCGTGAGACTGATGGAGTCGACGGCGCGGCCTTCAGCGGTCAGACCCACTTTAGCTTTATCACAGGAGCCCAAGTGACGGCGCAGGAGCAGCGGGTGTGTGCGGAGGTAGGTGTAGAAGTTAAAAACATCAGGACTATAGGGAGATGATCTGCCGCTTCCTGAAAGAAATCGATACACATGAGGCACATAAATCTTAATTCTCTAGAAACAAAGCTGGCTTGACACTAGTCTAGTTTCATTTCTCACCTTCATGTGACGAGTCTGCGTTGGGCTCCAGCAGTGTGTCCAAAGCCCTGCTGTAGTCATCTAACACCCAGTACGCCATGCTGCGTAAGAAAGGGTCCTGATGGGCCGCGATCTGCTGGTGCTGACCCAAAACATTCCTCTGAAGGATTCGCTTGTAGGTGCAGGACGTCTCAAACTCAGACTCGTACAGCCGACACACCACCAGAGCCAGCTGAAGGTCCTGCATCTTCTCTATACAAACCTGATGGTGCGAGTACAATCAGACGGATCTCATCAACTGAACAAAATAAGCTTTGACTAAAGAGACCGTAGGTTTCTGATGATTATACCTTCCTTCTTGTTTCAGCAGTTCATGACTGAAGAATAGAAACAGGTCTGAGAGAGACTGAACAGATGCAAACGTACCTCAACAGCATCTTTCAGGGATCCGGCCAGCAGAAAGAAAGCGGCAGAATGCTGGAAACGTTGCTTTCCGAGCAGAGAGAAAGCGTTCTTCAGCGCTGCCTTCCTCCAGCGGTCTTCACTGAAGTTATTGCTGAAGAACGCCGTCATCTTCACGTTATGATGGGACCTTCAACACACGGGAGCTGTTAGTGGACCCCAGCCTCgctgacaagtgtgtgtgtgtgtgtgtgtgtgtgaggttaccTGTAGAGTCCCCAGACCACAGCTTTCTTCTTCATGGCCAGATAAAACAAGGCTGCGTCTAACGGGTCGTTGTTTCTCTGATAAGCAGCTTTTGCGACCTGGTAGGAGATTATTACATGTTTGGATTTCATGTCAAATTCTAAAAATGTAGAATGTAGATGTAATATTTGAAGCTTGAGGTTAGCTCATGGTATCCCAGTGACTAGCTAGAAATGTGAGTAAATTACTCATTTAATAACCGTTTACAGAACAGCCACAAAATACAGAATAGATGATGCTTGACCACCATAACTCTACAGACAGAATGCATGCATCTCCAACCTAGTAGAACATGAACATGCATTTATTCACACAAGTTTATGCGTCTAATTTGCACATAAAATCTGACTCCGTTTGGTCCAACCTTCTCAATGCATCTGCGAAGCTTGTTGGTGCTCCTCAGCCACCAGCCCACACCCATGGCTCTCAGCTCCGGCCACGTGGGCTCTCCTTTCTGCAGGACCGGAAGCATGTTGAGCAGCTCCTCCTCGGCCTCGGAGTGGAACGCCCAGGCGTAGTGGCAGGTGGACAGTCCTGCAGACCGGCGACACTTATTCAGTTATTCATGAAGATTTATCAGTTCACGCATTccactgggaatcgaacccacgaCCTTGGTGCTGCTAGCGGCTGAAGCACTCATGGACACTGATGCAGACGTACCTTGACAGAGGAGCGGAGCGCGGTGAGCCGGAGGCAGAGACGTCAGGAGGAAGGTGTGCAGACGTACGGCCAGAAGAAACTTCAGTCCACATTCATCCAGCGTCTCTCCACCTGAGGAAAACGTTCATCACATCAGAACACACCCCAACAAATGAAAAGTTATATTGGTGACAGAGCCTGACCTTGGCCTTTCCCTTGGCTTTCTCCGAAGTCGGTGCTGGTGGAAGCGATGGTGTCCGCCAGAGCCATCAGAGACATCTGCTCCATCCGGGTCAGGCCGGGCAGGCTGGAGTGAAGCAGGTGTCCAGATAACACCTGTGCGTGTTCAGAGCCGAAGAACGTAGGGCTGTACTTTGACAGATCAATGACTTTAGCGTTAGCATCCTCCTCATCTCCATCGAAAGGGTCCATGTCATCTGTAGAGACGCCGGAGGTCTGGAAGAGCTCGTCATAAGTGTCGCTTTGGCCGTGAGCGCTCACGCTCTCCGATCGCTCTTTGGCACTAGGAGCCGTCTCCTCGTCAGCGGCTAGCAGCGCATGCAGCGGCAGCGGAGGGATGGAGTCGATCTCGGTGTAGTCGGAGCTCTCAGCTTTGCTGAACATCTTGGGGTCTCTGGAGGTGCATCCGCTGGCGCTGATGGTGAGCGAGCGCAGACGCCGCTCCTGGTTAATCGTAGTGTCCTTCATAGACACGATCTCCCCAGCAATGCACTTCACCAGATGCGACAGGATGGCTTTGGCCCGGCGCACCTTCCCGAGGTCCATGAGCTCCAACAGCTGCACCGGATGATACTGAGGCAGAGTAGGAAACAGGTTATACGCCGCCTCAAACAACCCAGAATCCTCCATCTCGGCCGGGAGGTCGTACACCGTTCTCTTTCCACTGAGTTTCTGTGCCAAACTAGTCATGGATCTGGTGAGGGTCTTTCTAGAAGGATTCAGACCGAGTCCCTCCTGCTTCACCACAGAGTTCAGCGACGTCACGCTTCCGGTGCGAGACAGTTTGACCGGAGCCGGCGGCTGCCACTGGGAGTAGACGTGCATCTCGCAATCCATCCCGACTACTAAGATGCCATCTCGCACCCAAGACAGAGAGACGGGGATGGGTGGCGAACCCTCAACCGAAGACACCAGATCCACCACTCGGAGGAGCACCAGTCGAGAGCAGATGCTCTCCTTACTGCAATCGGACAATCCCAGATCTGGAGGTTTTCCAGAAAGCATCCCGTACATGTAAAGCTTGGATCCCAGACCCACGGTTAGTATATGAGAGCCATCTTCTCTGGACACCCAGTCTAAGTGGACCTGGCTCTTACTGCCCACAGCTGAACAGCCGTTACTCAAGCAGTGGTTCTCACTCGGGCTGTCGGAGCTACAGACTTTAAGCGTCTGCTCCAGGATCCACTGGGATCCTCCGGTGGAGTCGCACTGGAAGATGCTGATGTGCATGATGTGCAGGTGGCTGCGGTGAGCGACTGCGACTCTGCTGGtgtgacagcagctgagagcCATGAGCTGACCGCACACACTCAGAGCGCTGCTGCTGACCTCGCCCTCCTCCACCAGCAGAGGCCACTCCTCCCAGACGTACGACGGGTCAGCAGAGCCATCGGGGTCAGAGACCGAGCTGCACCTCCAGAACCGGACGGATCCGTCCGAGCAGGACGTGGCCAGCAGATACGGAGAGCGTCCGGCCGGCTGCAGAGATGAAGCACTCAAATGACCTGCAACACAAGTGTTGGTGTTTATCATCAGATACAGAATATCcaactgcattttaaattatacaagGCACTTCCGGTTTGGGAAAGACTGAAACAAATCATAAGATCGTGTTACAAATAATCCATAAGCCTGACTGTAGATTGTGAAAGGCACACAGAGGTCGTGACCTGCAGCAGGTGACACACGCATGACTTCAACGCCCTGCGGCAGATCCAGCTCCCGGCTGAAGACTTTGGTACTGCTCAGGGCGAGCCGGCAGGCGCTCTGGAGGTTAGACGTGTTCAGCTTGGCTCTCGGGGTTTGAGGGGATCCGTCCGTCTCAAAGTTAAACTGTGAGCCGTTCACGGGGGACGGAGACagagtctctctctctggagtttgAGTTTGCTCTGAAAGAATGACACAAATCTGGTCACAGTCTAACCCTAACCTGCCTTTATGAGCGACATGACAATGAGTGATATGGGGTTTTTAATGGCAACATAAAGCCGATAAATTAGATATATCTCACACTATTTAATGCGAAGACAATAACAAATGCATATCATCATATCGAAATATGTAAAAAAGAGTCAACGTCATGAAaaaatatatctgcaaaataatgATTCATCAATTTAATTATGGTattttacacataaataaattgtaaaaaatattaataacaacactAACTAACAGTACACTCAGTAATCTAGTAAGGTGTGTGcctgctgtcaaaataaaagtcctattTCTCACATCtcggccaaacagaaaaaaatatcgaccgatatatcggttgaccact
This genomic window from Carassius auratus strain Wakin chromosome 33, ASM336829v1, whole genome shotgun sequence contains:
- the LOC113052791 gene encoding dmX-like protein 1 isoform X1, translating into MNLHQVLTGAVNPGDNCFSVGSVSNQPFTAYASGCDIVILGSEFERIQIIPGAKHGNIQVGCVDCSLQGGQIAASYGNIVCVFEPVEVSPQGKAQKKLSYHWQKSGQFVLQSVAHILTWHPTGSWLLTGSACLQMWCDVQSSAETEEEAESAGPLRSWRCVWQCKSAAPTHFIKFSPDGEFFATAGQDDCLVKVWYSTSKWQADVSKLFTPLDLRSGAEINFSFIYLAHPRSVTGFSWRKTSKHMPRGTVCNMLLTCCKDSVCRLWAETLLPSDCLLSGLGHNHNMKANNMKKSSSSTGVQKQSPLELKLKPSWREEVRCLSQLSYSGPLPQQQNKHYSHRTNILHANALCHFHIAASINPATDIPLLPSISSMNGSDEEEPGGPFTVHWLNNKELHLTLSMEVFLQQLRSSGEQNGHTERYDADEEGSGADAVSLPAAAVDHQLDVLLTDWNRAADMLFSIHPMDGSLLVWHVDWLDEYQPGMFRQAQVSFVSRIPVAFPTGDAISLSRSVVMYACNRNVELAMQHGRQRPAVLPHSSSSALIGLSQNKPSSSSLRLSIFTPSVLMISKHADGSLNQWAVSFAEDSAFSTVLSVSHKSRYCGHRFHLNDLACHSLLPLLLTTSHHNALRTPDGDALTRPAAAPSRRSRVSSGGVAQDPNAIYSELILWRVDPVGPLSFSGGVSELARINSLHTSAFSNVAWLPTLIPGSCLGVYGNSPSACFIASDGHSLRLYQAIIEAKKLLSELSNPNISKYVGEVFNIISQQSTARPGCIIELDAITDFQGKETQLLHVFEEDLILGNEKIDDYLQDSVPSRTLFSARFFLVVVEVTQSGRSLLHMWHLQLDAVPVVMEQTQTPERETLSPSPVNGSQFNFETDGSPQTPRAKLNTSNLQSACRLALSSTKVFSRELDLPQGVEVMRVSPAAGHLSASSLQPAGRSPYLLATSCSDGSVRFWRCSSVSDPDGSADPSYVWEEWPLLVEEGEVSSSALSVCGQLMALSCCHTSRVAVAHRSHLHIMHISIFQCDSTGGSQWILEQTLKVCSSDSPSENHCLSNGCSAVGSKSQVHLDWVSREDGSHILTVGLGSKLYMYGMLSGKPPDLGLSDCSKESICSRLVLLRVVDLVSSVEGSPPIPVSLSWVRDGILVVGMDCEMHVYSQWQPPAPVKLSRTGSVTSLNSVVKQEGLGLNPSRKTLTRSMTSLAQKLSGKRTVYDLPAEMEDSGLFEAAYNLFPTLPQYHPVQLLELMDLGKVRRAKAILSHLVKCIAGEIVSMKDTTINQERRLRSLTISASGCTSRDPKMFSKAESSDYTEIDSIPPLPLHALLAADEETAPSAKERSESVSAHGQSDTYDELFQTSGVSTDDMDPFDGDEEDANAKVIDLSKYSPTFFGSEHAQVLSGHLLHSSLPGLTRMEQMSLMALADTIASTSTDFGESQGKGQGGETLDECGLKFLLAVRLHTFLLTSLPPAHRAPLLCQGLSTCHYAWAFHSEAEEELLNMLPVLQKGEPTWPELRAMGVGWWLRSTNKLRRCIEKVAKAAYQRNNDPLDAALFYLAMKKKAVVWGLYRSHHNVKMTAFFSNNFSEDRWRKAALKNAFSLLGKQRFQHSAAFFLLAGSLKDAVEVCIEKMQDLQLALVVCRLYESEFETSCTYKRILQRNVLGQHQQIAAHQDPFLRSMAYWVLDDYSRALDTLLEPNADSSHEGSGRSSPYSPDVFNFYTYLRTHPLLLRRHLGSCDKAKVGLTAEGRAVDSISLTERRLFFTAAYAHLQAGCPMLALEVLSKMPKVVKRSQVRENSPESSSEHKDQASASWPVLNGVESVSSLSSPREDSRSESVLSFDWSHPSVTLQDEPLELKWDSDKDDTDEEESGLAMKTIRSEKDSSVSRDGPAVTSTPMGHSTDETPAMTDDILAAQLKFSSCLKILTTELRTLSTGYELDGGKLRHQLCHWLERAVAALQRCCGYNPFLQHLPEGISADLSQVEDLEERGAAEQARELQQRRRLWLKRNQPLLRIFLSYCSLHGSHGAGLASVRMELILLLQESQQDDSLQISSPAPQHLSAPLFLAWTAISKTVVANPIVHLTNLTHDILHTITALDAPPHPDVVSNEIYVMHTLAASLSACIYQCLCDGHSYSHVNPFTGITYESVLLTHQPPVRSVSIEETVLPNTSPAQWPGVSVLLRLLSASGDENQPGLPVLLCEILTAVFLSLFVHGLATHSSHELFRIVAHPLNSKLWVAVFGGGARVPVLEKPSSPTDVERKQRRSRLSSSRSNSRDVPDSPVSPRPVVMEPDSSVCKERFVPPELSIWDYFIAKPYLPPSASRVEYDSEESQGSEDEEDEDEEDEDEGDPNSPLAEHSNNSSYSWCLMRLAMVQIVLFNLKTLYPMAGHDLLDLPVCSPLCHAALRTLQRWEQLLLKRLEIFGGPPSRFICSQLLEESVSSGPALLRHKALFEPSNTPFRSRRRAALPVRRLWQYLVKQEEVQEMFIRNIFTKKRDQNQETERVKCSVPLESTHNQIEADQGFPGGKARIIHKESDIITAFAINKANRNCLVIASTHDIQELDVSSILSTQILTWVDDENEAEVKGTDDFLVVHARDDFSALHGSTPYTHSSPGTPINMPWLGSLQTGRGAAVLIKRNINNVRRMTSHPTLPYYLTGAQDGSVRMFEWGHSQQITCFRSPGNSRVTRIRFSYQGNKFGIVDADGALSLWQTSTSGNAPKPYLTLQCHNKTANDFVFVGSSSLIATAGLSTDNRNVCLWDTLVTPAYSLVHGFSCHESGSTVLALASKQQLLLSGGRRGYISVLDLSLKIQRQCFQAHDSPVKALAVDASESCFISGSAEGNIKVWSMSTQSLLHTFSNEHARQSLFRNLGTGVMQIETGPTNHIFSCGADGTMKLRLLPDALSLYCSGVKNDVRFII